AATACAAAGAAAGAAGAAATGAAAAGGAAGGATGAATTTCGAGAAGCGTATAAACTTTATAACCGTTTTAATTGGAACAATTCTGAAAGGAGAGAGAAGCGGTCAAAATAAATAGGGCTAAGCATAACAAAAGAAAACAGCGGCTGAAAATCAATCCGCTGTTTTCTTAATTTAGCTCAAGCCAGGACTTACTGCATCTTATTCTGTCAGGAAGTCCGCTTCTTTTCATTGACATTCACCAAAAGGCCGCGTTTGATCCAATTGTTAATGACGTTCTACAATGTCCAGAACTTGACGATGTTAATTGTCCTAAAACTGACGGAACTACTGTCCAAAATTGAAAGGGAAGCAGTTCACATGCTTCCCAAAAGTTTTTACAAATCAACTTGATAGGTCTCATTTTTCTTAAGATAGAATCTAACGTCATTTCGGCCGGTAAGAATATACCAATCTCTGCCCAGCTCCAGGCGGCAGGAAAGGGTCCGACCATTTCCTAGATGTAAATCAAACCATTCACCACATCGCATCTTATAGCCGGAGTTCTCTCCCCAAAACACAACCCAACAATCCAATTCTTCATTATAATTCATCTCTTTCCAGCGGGTTTTCATGAAAGTTCCCCCTGGATGACTTGCTTGATCATATGATCATCAATGATCCTTCGGCCATTTTGTGAACCATAGAGAAGACTATGTGTACAGAGCTTATTAATGAGCCTTGCGGCACCACCAGAGAAGCGATGAATCTCGTCAAGTGCTCCATCAGAGAATATTGGTTGATCAACACCGGCATATCGAAGGTGCCTAGAAACATATTCTTCAACCTGGGCACGGTCGAGATGTCCTAGCTGAAACTGGATATCGATTCTTTGGCGTATGGCTGCGTATGATTGGAGTCGAAGCCGATCCCATAATTCACTTTGACCGACCAGGATAAGCGCCATCGGGCTTTGCGAATCCATTTTGAAGTTCAGTAGGAAACGAACCTCTTCAAGCATTTCCCGGTCCAGAAGATGAGCTTCATCCACTACCACTACAGGTTGTAGCCCTCGTATGCCTTTCATTAATTCAATCTCACGATGAAGCTGCCGTTTTGCATCTCCTCGATAAAACTTCGCTTCAGAGCCTAACTGTTCCAAAAGACCTTTGTAAAAATGACGAGGCGTTAACTTAGAGTCGGACAGGTAAAGGATATGGAATTTCCCTTTATCCAATTTGTCCACAAACTTACGGATGGTTGTGGTCTTTCCAGTACCACTATCCCCACTCAGAACGGCAAAAAGCTGTCTTTCAGCTGTGTACTTCAGCCTACCAAGGATTTCTTGCACCATGGAGGAATCATACAATTGATCAGTCGGAAGATCTCTGGCGAAAGGAGTGTTGTCCATTTCATAGAATGCTTCAAACACGGGAATCTTCCTCCTTCCAAACGGCACGGAAGGTCACGGCAGGTTTCTGTTCGG
The window above is part of the Mesobacillus jeotgali genome. Proteins encoded here:
- a CDS encoding DUF5348 domain-containing protein codes for the protein MKTRWKEMNYNEELDCWVVFWGENSGYKMRCGEWFDLHLGNGRTLSCRLELGRDWYILTGRNDVRFYLKKNETYQVDL
- a CDS encoding AAA family ATPase; this encodes MFEAFYEMDNTPFARDLPTDQLYDSSMVQEILGRLKYTAERQLFAVLSGDSGTGKTTTIRKFVDKLDKGKFHILYLSDSKLTPRHFYKGLLEQLGSEAKFYRGDAKRQLHREIELMKGIRGLQPVVVVDEAHLLDREMLEEVRFLLNFKMDSQSPMALILVGQSELWDRLRLQSYAAIRQRIDIQFQLGHLDRAQVEEYVSRHLRYAGVDQPIFSDGALDEIHRFSGGAARLINKLCTHSLLYGSQNGRRIIDDHMIKQVIQGELS